The proteins below are encoded in one region of Nakamurella flava:
- the panB gene encoding 3-methyl-2-oxobutanoate hydroxymethyltransferase, with protein MSTRPSSGSVTPSGVAPVRRRRTIPFLQEAKSAGRKLVMVTAYDYPSARAAEAADVDMVLVGDSGAMTVLGHDSTVSVTTEEMLTLTKAARRGTRNAILVADLPFGSYEVSDEQAAATAVRFVKEAGADAVKLEGGGRISVSRARAIVGAGVPVVGHVGLTPQTAVALGGYRAQGRTVESALAVARGALDLQAAGCVAIVFEAVPSVLTDDLMSVMRIPVIGIGAGAGADGQVLVFHDLLGIREGVGAKFVRRYADLQDEMNAGVAAYADEVRRGVFPGPEHGYGMDADEFALYRARRGEIASRFDDLASLWA; from the coding sequence ATGTCGACCAGGCCGTCCTCCGGGTCCGTCACGCCATCCGGCGTCGCGCCCGTGCGTCGTCGCCGCACCATCCCGTTCCTGCAGGAGGCGAAGAGCGCCGGCCGCAAGCTCGTCATGGTGACCGCGTACGACTACCCCAGTGCCCGGGCCGCCGAGGCGGCCGACGTGGACATGGTGCTGGTCGGTGACTCCGGGGCGATGACGGTCCTCGGCCACGACAGCACGGTGTCGGTCACGACCGAGGAGATGCTCACCCTCACCAAGGCGGCGCGGCGGGGCACGCGGAACGCGATCCTGGTGGCCGATCTGCCGTTCGGCTCCTACGAGGTCAGCGACGAGCAGGCGGCCGCGACGGCCGTCCGGTTCGTCAAGGAGGCCGGGGCCGACGCGGTGAAGCTCGAGGGCGGCGGCCGGATCTCCGTGAGCCGCGCCCGCGCGATCGTCGGGGCGGGCGTCCCGGTCGTCGGTCACGTCGGCCTGACCCCGCAGACGGCCGTCGCTCTCGGCGGGTACCGGGCGCAGGGCCGGACGGTGGAGTCGGCGCTGGCCGTGGCCCGCGGAGCGCTCGACCTGCAGGCCGCCGGGTGCGTGGCGATCGTCTTCGAGGCGGTGCCGAGCGTGCTGACCGACGACCTGATGTCGGTGATGCGCATCCCGGTCATCGGGATCGGTGCCGGTGCCGGCGCCGACGGTCAGGTGCTGGTCTTCCACGACCTGCTCGGCATCCGGGAGGGTGTCGGGGCCAAGTTCGTCCGCCGTTACGCCGACCTGCAGGACGAGATGAACGCAGGTGTCGCCGCGTACGCCGACGAGGTCCGTCGCGGCGTCTTCCCGGGGCCCGAACACGGCTACGGCATGGACGCGGACGAGTTCGCCCTCTACCGGGCTCGTCGAGGTGAGATCGCCTCGCGCTTCGACGATCTCGCCTCACTGTGGGCCTGA
- a CDS encoding App1 family protein, translating into MNVTPERPMGAARPHLAARVSDGLNRLTGAVLRRLQWHPTVLAYPGYGQSDPQGWARVLGRVLWAPPSRRADDDTDLRGWRRFLTCPVPDVPVQVWWPGAESALTVRSGRGGYVDAVLPATLPAGRHPITLTVPRSPRPATHPDAPTPPDGGRATTEVTIADRRPQIGLLSDIDDTVLITHLPRPLLALWNTFVLRESARVAVPGMDRLQAAVAAAGGEPALVVYLSTGPWNVVPALSSFLRRHRLRPGPMLMTDWGPTNTGWFRSGREHKATALRRLARELPQVRWLLVGDDGQHDPALYADFADEHPDHVAAVAVRRLSKVEQVLAGHPERAGSRRGTAPPAGSTVAPAAVPWVTAADGNGLLDSLRRGGILPAAPAAALPRQPARENRHFE; encoded by the coding sequence GTGAACGTCACTCCCGAACGGCCGATGGGGGCGGCCCGACCGCACCTGGCCGCGCGGGTCTCCGACGGTCTGAACCGGCTCACGGGTGCGGTGCTGCGCCGGCTGCAGTGGCACCCGACAGTGCTGGCTTACCCGGGGTACGGGCAGTCGGATCCGCAGGGATGGGCCCGGGTGCTCGGCCGCGTGCTGTGGGCCCCGCCGTCCCGGCGCGCCGACGACGACACCGATCTGCGCGGGTGGCGCCGGTTCCTGACCTGCCCGGTGCCCGACGTCCCGGTGCAGGTGTGGTGGCCCGGGGCGGAGAGCGCCCTCACCGTGCGCTCCGGCCGCGGCGGCTACGTCGACGCGGTGCTGCCGGCGACGCTGCCGGCGGGCCGCCACCCGATCACCCTGACGGTGCCCCGCTCGCCCCGGCCGGCCACCCATCCCGATGCGCCGACCCCGCCGGACGGCGGCCGCGCGACCACCGAGGTCACGATCGCCGACCGCCGTCCGCAGATCGGGCTGCTCAGCGACATCGACGACACCGTCCTGATCACGCATCTGCCCCGCCCGCTGCTCGCGCTGTGGAACACGTTCGTGCTGCGGGAATCCGCCCGGGTCGCCGTGCCCGGCATGGATCGCCTGCAGGCCGCCGTGGCCGCCGCGGGCGGTGAGCCCGCACTGGTGGTCTACCTGTCGACCGGTCCGTGGAACGTCGTCCCGGCGCTGTCCTCGTTCCTGCGCCGGCACCGGCTCCGGCCGGGTCCGATGCTGATGACCGACTGGGGTCCGACCAACACCGGGTGGTTCCGATCCGGCCGGGAGCACAAGGCGACCGCGCTGCGCCGGCTGGCCCGTGAGCTGCCCCAGGTGCGGTGGCTGCTGGTCGGGGACGACGGGCAGCACGATCCCGCGCTGTATGCCGACTTCGCCGACGAGCACCCCGATCACGTCGCCGCGGTGGCCGTCCGCCGGCTGAGCAAGGTCGAGCAGGTGCTGGCCGGGCATCCCGAGCGGGCCGGTTCCCGGCGGGGCACCGCCCCACCCGCTGGATCGACGGTCGCCCCGGCTGCGGTGCCCTGGGTCACGGCAGCAGACGGCAACGGTCTGCTGGATTCCCTTCGGCGCGGCGGCATCCTGCCGGCCGCTCCGGCCGCCGCCCTGCCCCGCCAGCCGGCTCGCGAAAACCGTCACTTCGAGTAA
- a CDS encoding NfeD family protein: protein MSAWIWFAGAVVLSVAEVLGAEFVLLMLGGGALAAAGTSLLFPELLWLQLVVFALTSVGLVLGLRPWLLSRFYQPSAIRSGIDAVIGSTATVVETVDVDGGQVKIGGEIWSAVGMHGQRPLPPGTAVTVVEIRGATAVVL from the coding sequence ATGTCGGCGTGGATCTGGTTCGCAGGAGCGGTCGTCCTGTCGGTCGCCGAGGTTCTGGGCGCGGAGTTCGTGCTGCTCATGCTCGGCGGCGGCGCATTGGCCGCGGCCGGGACGTCCCTGCTGTTCCCGGAGCTGCTCTGGCTGCAGCTGGTGGTCTTCGCCCTGACGTCGGTGGGCCTGGTGCTCGGTCTGCGCCCCTGGCTGCTCAGTCGGTTCTATCAGCCCTCGGCCATCCGGTCGGGCATCGACGCCGTCATCGGATCGACCGCCACCGTCGTCGAGACGGTCGACGTCGACGGCGGCCAGGTCAAGATCGGCGGCGAGATCTGGTCGGCCGTCGGAATGCACGGTCAACGACCGCTGCCTCCGGGTACTGCTGTGACTGTCGTGGAGATCCGCGGAGCGACCGCGGTGGTGTTGTGA
- a CDS encoding SPFH domain-containing protein, translating into MDVGLIIAAVVAILVVLTIVRSVKVIPQAQAAVIERLGRYNKTGNAGLILLMPFIDRIRARIDLREQVVSFPPQPVITEDNLTVSIDTVVYFQVTDPKSAVYEIANYIVAVEQLTTTTLRNVVGGMNLEQTLTSRDSINGQLRGVLDEATGKWGIRVARVELKAIDPPPSIQEAMEKQMRADRDKRAMILNAEGQRESSIKTAEGQKQAAVLSAEGAKQASILAAEGERQSRILRAQGERAARYLQAQGQAKAIEKVFAAVKAGKPTPELLAYQYLQTLPQMAQGDANKVWVIPSEFNKSLEGFARMLGTKGEDGVFRYEPPTGPAAEPTSSNRAGDIDDDVSDWFEGTSAKEVAEAVRAVEREAAVTIEQQDAARYRQRSEIGTGAAGLPPGQPAPPVAPATSDRPTGPDAH; encoded by the coding sequence ATGGACGTCGGTCTGATCATCGCGGCGGTCGTCGCCATTTTGGTGGTGCTCACGATCGTGCGCTCGGTGAAGGTGATCCCGCAGGCGCAGGCCGCGGTCATCGAACGCCTGGGCCGCTACAACAAGACCGGTAATGCCGGCCTGATCCTGTTGATGCCGTTCATCGACCGCATCCGCGCCCGTATCGACCTGCGCGAGCAGGTCGTGTCCTTCCCGCCGCAGCCGGTCATCACCGAGGACAACCTGACGGTGTCGATCGACACCGTCGTCTACTTCCAGGTGACCGACCCGAAGTCGGCCGTCTACGAAATCGCCAACTACATCGTCGCGGTCGAGCAGTTGACCACCACCACACTGCGGAACGTGGTCGGCGGCATGAACCTCGAGCAGACCCTGACCAGCCGGGACTCGATCAACGGCCAGCTCCGCGGCGTCCTCGACGAGGCCACCGGCAAGTGGGGCATCCGGGTCGCCCGGGTCGAGCTGAAGGCCATCGACCCGCCTCCTTCCATCCAGGAGGCGATGGAGAAGCAGATGCGCGCCGACCGCGACAAGCGGGCCATGATCCTGAACGCCGAGGGTCAGCGGGAGTCGTCGATCAAGACGGCCGAGGGTCAGAAGCAGGCTGCGGTGCTGTCGGCCGAGGGCGCCAAGCAGGCCTCGATCCTGGCCGCGGAGGGCGAGCGGCAGTCCCGCATCCTGCGGGCGCAGGGCGAACGGGCCGCCCGGTACCTGCAGGCGCAGGGCCAGGCCAAGGCGATCGAGAAGGTGTTCGCCGCGGTCAAGGCGGGCAAGCCGACGCCTGAACTGCTGGCCTACCAGTACCTGCAGACCCTGCCGCAGATGGCCCAGGGCGACGCCAACAAGGTGTGGGTGATCCCCAGCGAGTTCAACAAGTCGCTGGAGGGCTTCGCCCGCATGCTCGGCACCAAGGGCGAGGACGGGGTCTTCCGCTACGAACCGCCGACCGGGCCGGCCGCGGAACCCACCAGCAGCAACCGGGCCGGCGACATCGACGACGACGTCTCCGACTGGTTCGAGGGCACGTCGGCCAAGGAGGTCGCCGAGGCCGTGCGCGCGGTCGAGCGGGAGGCCGCGGTGACCATCGAACAGCAAGACGCCGCCCGGTACCGCCAGCGCAGCGAGATCGGCACCGGTGCCGCCGGACTGCCGCCGGGCCAGCCGGCGCCGCCGGTCGCACCGGCGACCTCGGACCGGCCCACCGGGCCGGACGCCCACTGA
- a CDS encoding DUF3097 domain-containing protein, with protein MPDHRPPTDRPTARPADRYGRDVLADRGPGRGPRRPEPQVVPATADVVAEDPLSGFCGAVVAVTSSAVTLEDRRGNRRMFPLEPGAFLVDGRPTTLVRPAAAPTGPARSASGSRQVAGVRARTAQASRIWVEGVHDAALVERVWGHDLRVEGIVVEPLDGLDHLAAAVAEFAPRPDRRLGVLVDHLVPGSKEDRITREVTARVERSAPDSLLVTGHPFIDIWQAVRPSAVGIRAWPEVPRGVDWKTGVCRALGVPDTRTMWGRVNGAVRTYRDLDTPVITAMEQLIDFVTAAR; from the coding sequence GTGCCCGACCATCGCCCTCCCACCGACCGCCCGACGGCCCGTCCTGCCGACCGGTACGGCCGCGATGTCCTCGCCGACCGGGGGCCGGGGCGCGGTCCGCGACGTCCGGAACCGCAGGTCGTCCCGGCGACGGCGGACGTCGTCGCCGAGGATCCGTTGAGCGGGTTCTGCGGCGCGGTCGTCGCCGTGACGTCCTCCGCCGTGACCCTGGAGGACCGGCGGGGCAACCGTCGCATGTTCCCGCTGGAACCAGGGGCGTTCCTGGTGGACGGGCGGCCGACCACCCTCGTCCGCCCGGCGGCCGCCCCTACCGGCCCGGCGCGTTCGGCGTCGGGTTCCCGGCAGGTCGCCGGGGTGCGCGCGCGGACCGCCCAGGCGTCCCGGATCTGGGTGGAGGGGGTGCACGACGCGGCCCTGGTGGAGCGGGTGTGGGGTCACGACCTGCGGGTCGAGGGCATCGTCGTCGAACCGCTCGACGGTCTCGACCATCTCGCCGCCGCGGTGGCGGAGTTCGCCCCGCGCCCGGATCGGCGACTGGGCGTGCTGGTCGACCACCTGGTGCCGGGCAGCAAGGAGGACCGGATCACCCGGGAGGTGACGGCCCGGGTGGAACGGTCCGCGCCGGACAGCCTGCTGGTCACCGGGCACCCGTTCATCGACATCTGGCAGGCGGTCCGCCCGTCGGCGGTCGGCATCCGCGCCTGGCCCGAGGTGCCCCGAGGGGTGGACTGGAAGACCGGGGTCTGCCGGGCGCTCGGGGTCCCGGACACCCGCACGATGTGGGGTCGGGTCAACGGAGCCGTCCGTACCTACCGCGATCTCGACACGCCGGTCATCACCGCCATGGAGCAGCTGATCGATTTCGTCACCGCGGCCCGCTGA
- the panC gene encoding pantoate--beta-alanine ligase — translation MITVRTVADLRAALGRERAAGRPVALVPTMGALHDGHLTLARRAAQDRAGNEPRPLVVMSIFVNPIQFNDAGDLAAYPRDEAADAELAAGAGVDILFAPEPAEVYPPGFATGIALRGPLVETLEGEVRGPAHFAGVTTVVGKLLNMARPDRAYFGAKDAQQARVVMAMVRDLDIDTTIVLVPTVREADGLAMSSRNRRLDPAARVQAAALFRALTAAVDAAAAGERRTAVLLERTRDVLAAADITPEYVALVDPGSFAPVTDLVELDGRPGILALAATVGGVRLIDNVEVPSSAGPAGSGAGPGSGAVPHTGRGLTGSVVEWSQDRPAGYRS, via the coding sequence ATGATCACCGTCCGGACCGTCGCCGATCTGCGGGCCGCTCTCGGTCGGGAACGAGCCGCCGGACGTCCGGTCGCGCTGGTCCCGACCATGGGGGCGCTGCACGACGGCCACCTCACCCTCGCCCGCCGGGCCGCGCAGGACCGTGCCGGCAACGAGCCGCGGCCACTGGTCGTGATGTCCATCTTCGTGAACCCGATCCAGTTCAACGACGCCGGCGACCTGGCCGCCTACCCGCGGGACGAAGCGGCCGATGCCGAGCTGGCAGCCGGGGCCGGGGTCGACATCCTGTTCGCCCCGGAACCGGCCGAGGTGTACCCGCCGGGCTTCGCCACCGGAATCGCCCTGCGGGGCCCGCTGGTCGAGACCCTCGAGGGCGAGGTCCGCGGGCCGGCGCACTTCGCCGGGGTCACCACAGTGGTCGGCAAACTGCTGAACATGGCGCGTCCCGACCGGGCCTACTTCGGGGCCAAGGACGCCCAACAGGCCCGCGTGGTGATGGCGATGGTGCGCGACCTGGACATCGACACCACGATCGTCCTGGTGCCCACGGTGCGGGAGGCCGACGGGCTGGCCATGTCCAGCCGCAACCGGCGCCTGGACCCGGCCGCACGCGTCCAGGCCGCGGCGCTGTTCCGGGCGCTGACGGCTGCGGTCGACGCGGCGGCCGCGGGGGAGCGTCGCACCGCGGTGTTGCTCGAGCGGACCCGGGACGTGCTGGCCGCCGCGGACATCACCCCGGAGTACGTCGCCCTGGTCGACCCCGGTTCGTTCGCTCCGGTGACCGATCTCGTCGAACTCGATGGGCGGCCCGGGATCCTGGCGCTGGCCGCCACCGTGGGCGGGGTCCGGCTCATCGACAACGTCGAGGTGCCGTCGTCGGCTGGTCCCGCCGGGTCCGGCGCCGGTCCCGGATCCGGTGCGGTTCCTCACACGGGCCGTGGCCTGACCGGCTCGGTGGTGGAATGGTCGCAGGACCGACCCGCGGGGTACCGGTCCTGA
- a CDS encoding DUF2520 domain-containing protein: protein MLRALLHADVPVTGPHGRGFDGSGAAVVLLCVPDGAIAAAAAQIQPGPLVGHCSGATGLDALGGRGFRLHPLMTVPTTGADFTGVTAAVGGTDPAALAVARELAERLGLRPVVVAETDRVAYHAAAAFAANFLVTLESAAADLMATAGLDRQVLVPLARAALENWAATGSAALTGPVARGDEAVVAAHRQVIADRRAELVPLFDELVAATRRLV from the coding sequence ATGCTGCGCGCCCTGCTGCATGCGGACGTCCCGGTGACCGGTCCGCACGGCCGCGGCTTCGACGGGTCCGGCGCCGCCGTCGTGCTGCTCTGCGTCCCGGACGGCGCGATCGCCGCCGCGGCCGCCCAGATCCAGCCGGGCCCGCTGGTCGGTCACTGCTCCGGGGCGACCGGTCTGGATGCTTTGGGCGGGCGCGGATTTCGGCTGCACCCGTTGATGACGGTGCCGACGACCGGGGCCGACTTCACCGGCGTCACGGCGGCGGTGGGCGGCACCGACCCGGCGGCCCTGGCCGTCGCCCGCGAACTCGCCGAACGGCTCGGACTGCGCCCGGTGGTGGTCGCCGAGACCGATCGGGTGGCGTATCACGCAGCCGCCGCGTTCGCCGCCAACTTCCTGGTCACCCTGGAGTCGGCGGCCGCCGATCTGATGGCCACGGCGGGCCTGGACCGCCAGGTGCTCGTCCCGCTGGCCCGGGCGGCGCTGGAGAACTGGGCGGCCACCGGGTCGGCCGCGCTCACCGGCCCGGTGGCCCGTGGTGACGAGGCGGTGGTGGCCGCCCACCGGCAGGTCATCGCCGATCGGCGTGCCGAACTCGTACCGCTCTTCGATGAACTGGTGGCCGCGACCCGTCGGCTGGTCTGA
- a CDS encoding EAL domain-containing protein, producing MTSDEAARAASARRYVARSDGRLTVRLEKVLALIGRALDFPGVRITVLDEHLQHTIGVVGPALSRSLPRDSAICDEVVRTGSPLGVPDAVTDPRFADLPEVLAGLTGSYLGVPLHGRESLVIGAVCVTDPQARRLDDEQVRRMQTFATVVERVLEIQRRAVEQSDQPVDPADPTPRVALGPDAPRLLRAAIDAHRIEPAYKPVVDLATERLRGFEVTPRWSPPGRPTDDARWLVPGARDTDLLLALDYATLAAALPDLARWTTTRPRLTVTAPMSARLLADDRAPDRLTAMTAAAGVDPLDVDLLLTESAQWSPTSAAAIANATALRDLGFGLHLQDYGSGWTALDQLLWLPADAVKIDASLTAALGTRVGDALAGGIIALARAMGMRVVVGGLSSPAAADTARTLGARDGLGDLWCPAVPTSVADALVANGVEPAWSDHRVER from the coding sequence ATGACATCCGACGAGGCGGCGCGAGCGGCGTCGGCCCGTCGGTATGTCGCCCGATCCGACGGGCGCCTGACCGTTCGGCTGGAGAAGGTGCTGGCCCTGATCGGACGGGCGCTCGACTTCCCCGGGGTGCGCATCACCGTCCTGGACGAACACCTGCAACACACCATCGGAGTGGTCGGACCCGCGCTGTCCCGTTCGCTGCCGCGCGACTCCGCGATTTGCGACGAGGTGGTGCGCACCGGGAGCCCCCTGGGCGTTCCCGACGCCGTCACCGACCCGCGGTTCGCCGACCTCCCCGAAGTTCTGGCCGGCCTGACCGGGTCCTACCTCGGGGTCCCGTTGCACGGCCGCGAGTCGCTGGTCATCGGCGCGGTGTGCGTCACCGACCCCCAGGCCCGCCGCCTGGACGACGAGCAGGTCCGGCGCATGCAGACCTTCGCCACCGTGGTCGAACGGGTCCTCGAGATCCAGCGGCGAGCCGTCGAGCAGTCCGATCAGCCGGTCGATCCCGCCGACCCCACCCCACGGGTGGCCCTCGGACCGGACGCACCCCGACTGCTCCGGGCCGCCATCGACGCCCACCGCATCGAACCCGCGTACAAGCCGGTGGTCGACCTGGCGACCGAGCGGCTGCGGGGCTTCGAGGTGACCCCCCGGTGGAGCCCGCCGGGGCGGCCGACGGACGACGCCCGCTGGCTGGTCCCCGGGGCGCGGGACACCGACCTGCTGCTGGCGCTGGATTACGCGACGCTGGCGGCGGCGCTGCCCGACCTGGCCCGTTGGACGACGACCCGACCCCGCCTGACGGTCACCGCGCCGATGTCGGCCCGGCTCCTCGCCGACGACCGGGCGCCGGACCGGCTCACCGCGATGACGGCCGCCGCCGGCGTCGACCCGCTCGACGTCGATCTGCTGCTGACCGAGTCCGCCCAGTGGTCGCCGACCAGCGCCGCCGCGATCGCGAACGCCACCGCGCTCCGCGATCTCGGTTTCGGTCTGCACCTGCAGGACTACGGAAGCGGCTGGACCGCGCTCGACCAGCTGCTCTGGTTGCCGGCCGACGCCGTCAAGATCGATGCCTCGCTCACCGCCGCCCTCGGCACCCGGGTGGGCGACGCGCTGGCCGGCGGCATCATCGCTCTGGCCAGGGCCATGGGGATGCGGGTGGTGGTCGGCGGTTTGTCCTCCCCGGCCGCCGCCGACACGGCGCGGACACTGGGCGCCCGGGACGGGCTGGGCGACCTGTGGTGCCCAGCCGTGCCGACGTCGGTGGCCGACGCTCTGGTCGCGAACGGCGTCGAACCGGCGTGGTCGGACCATCGGGTGGAACGCTGA
- a CDS encoding NAD(P)/FAD-dependent oxidoreductase gives MNQPSSPSRAPRSARRRPHVVILGGGFAGLAAVRSLRSADVDITLVDRNTYNSFYPLLYQVATAGLNPGDVTFFLRSVRMSQRNLSFRQGEIAGIDPAEQLITFAEGGDMHYDYLIIATGATTNYFGVTGAAENSRAIYTRAQALRLRDEIFTNLEHAAASNSNEDLAIVVVGAGPTGVEMAGALAELRNDAMAAIYPELDPRRTHIVLVEMTDKVLGPFAPSLQQFAARALRERGVELRLNTSVAEVREDGVLLGSKDSEEQEFLKAGITIWATGITVPKAVADWGVPQGRGGRIVVGEDLRVQGLPNVFAVGDVALLPEPLPQLAQPALQGGKHAGRQIAALMAGRPTTAFHYHDKGTMATVGRRAAVADIQLMKGRTLKLTGTPAWIAWMFIHIVMLLGNRNRLATLVNLATKYFAPSRRTNPIVGDVPVFEPQLRLDEQHRAVYEAAEKAQTDPQSVAR, from the coding sequence ATGAACCAGCCTTCGAGCCCGTCCCGCGCGCCGCGTTCCGCCCGCCGCCGACCCCACGTGGTCATCCTGGGCGGTGGGTTCGCCGGTCTCGCCGCGGTGCGCTCGTTGCGGTCCGCCGACGTCGACATCACCCTGGTCGACCGCAACACCTACAACTCGTTCTATCCGCTGCTGTACCAGGTGGCCACTGCCGGTCTGAATCCCGGTGACGTGACCTTCTTCCTGCGGTCGGTGCGGATGTCGCAGCGCAACCTGTCGTTCCGGCAGGGGGAGATCGCCGGCATCGATCCGGCCGAGCAGTTGATCACGTTCGCCGAGGGCGGCGACATGCACTACGACTACCTGATCATCGCCACCGGAGCGACGACGAACTACTTCGGCGTCACCGGTGCGGCGGAGAACTCCCGGGCCATCTACACCCGCGCGCAGGCGTTGCGTCTGCGCGACGAGATCTTCACCAACCTGGAACACGCGGCCGCCTCGAACTCGAACGAGGACCTGGCCATCGTGGTGGTCGGGGCCGGTCCGACCGGGGTCGAGATGGCCGGTGCGCTGGCCGAGTTGCGCAACGACGCGATGGCCGCCATCTACCCCGAGCTCGACCCGCGTCGCACGCACATCGTGCTGGTCGAGATGACCGACAAGGTGCTGGGCCCGTTCGCGCCGTCGCTGCAGCAGTTCGCCGCGCGGGCGCTGCGGGAACGCGGCGTGGAGCTGCGGCTGAACACGTCGGTGGCCGAGGTCCGGGAGGACGGCGTGCTGCTCGGGTCGAAGGACTCCGAGGAGCAGGAGTTCCTCAAGGCCGGCATCACCATCTGGGCGACCGGCATCACTGTGCCCAAGGCGGTCGCCGACTGGGGCGTTCCCCAGGGGCGTGGCGGCCGGATCGTCGTGGGCGAGGACCTGCGGGTGCAGGGTCTGCCGAATGTCTTCGCCGTCGGCGACGTCGCGTTGCTGCCGGAGCCCCTCCCGCAGTTGGCGCAGCCGGCGCTGCAGGGCGGCAAGCATGCCGGTCGGCAGATCGCAGCCCTGATGGCCGGCCGGCCGACCACGGCGTTCCACTACCACGACAAGGGCACCATGGCCACGGTCGGACGCCGGGCTGCGGTCGCCGACATCCAGCTGATGAAGGGCCGGACCCTCAAGCTCACGGGCACTCCGGCCTGGATCGCCTGGATGTTCATCCACATCGTCATGCTGCTCGGCAACCGGAACCGGCTGGCCACCCTGGTCAACCTCGCGACCAAGTACTTCGCTCCCTCCCGTCGCACCAACCCGATCGTCGGGGACGTCCCGGTGTTCGAGCCGCAGTTGCGGTTGGACGAGCAGCACCGCGCGGTCTACGAGGCGGCGGAGAAGGCGCAGACCGATCCGCAGTCGGTCGCCCGCTGA
- a CDS encoding P1 family peptidase has product MTLSLTEGAPTAGPTNGLADVAGLRLGHHTRIGDGYLTGTTVVTGPPAGLIAGIDVRGGGPGTHETDLLDPTAAAERISAIVLTGGSAFGTAACLGVMDELALRGIGVPVGAAGVVPLVPGAVLFDLGRGGDPAARPTAEFGRAALLDALGQSRGPVDAAAAGSRRGAGTGAVAGGLKGGLAEASQIVPAAAPGESAVTVAAVAAINAFGSPIDPRTGVLWGARHLLTADLPDDLRTAVGDRSPEELLRPSSAAGVDALREVVSSVVRGRPPMSTFASGGAGPGRHTTLVVVATDATLTKAQCTKLASVGHGGMVRSVNPVHTLFDGDVVFGLSTGDRAAPDLLRFNEILTAAADVVARAVTRGILDAVGTTTAAGGWPAWRDLAEPQSASSPVRQG; this is encoded by the coding sequence ATGACCCTGTCCCTTACGGAGGGTGCGCCGACGGCGGGCCCGACGAACGGCCTGGCCGACGTGGCGGGCTTACGGCTCGGTCACCACACCCGCATCGGTGACGGGTACCTGACGGGGACGACGGTCGTGACCGGCCCGCCGGCCGGGCTGATCGCCGGTATCGACGTACGCGGCGGCGGCCCCGGCACCCACGAGACGGACCTGCTGGACCCGACCGCGGCGGCCGAGCGGATCTCGGCGATCGTGCTGACCGGCGGCAGCGCCTTCGGGACGGCCGCCTGCCTGGGCGTCATGGACGAGTTGGCCCTCCGGGGGATCGGGGTGCCGGTCGGTGCGGCCGGCGTGGTCCCGCTGGTCCCCGGGGCGGTGTTGTTCGACCTCGGTCGCGGCGGCGATCCGGCTGCCCGGCCGACCGCCGAGTTCGGGCGGGCGGCGCTGCTGGACGCCCTCGGTCAGTCCCGTGGGCCGGTCGATGCAGCGGCCGCGGGCAGCCGGCGGGGGGCCGGCACCGGGGCGGTGGCCGGCGGCCTCAAGGGCGGGCTGGCCGAGGCGTCCCAAATCGTCCCGGCCGCCGCGCCGGGCGAGTCGGCGGTGACGGTGGCCGCGGTCGCGGCGATCAACGCCTTCGGTTCACCGATCGATCCGCGCACGGGGGTGTTGTGGGGGGCCCGGCATCTCCTGACCGCCGATCTGCCCGACGATCTGCGCACGGCGGTGGGGGACCGGTCCCCGGAGGAGTTGCTGCGGCCGTCGTCGGCCGCGGGCGTGGACGCGCTGCGGGAGGTGGTGTCCTCGGTGGTCCGCGGGCGTCCTCCGATGAGCACGTTCGCCAGTGGCGGTGCCGGTCCTGGCCGGCACACCACGCTGGTGGTGGTCGCCACCGACGCCACGCTGACCAAGGCGCAGTGCACGAAGCTGGCATCGGTCGGGCACGGCGGGATGGTGCGCTCGGTGAACCCGGTGCACACCCTGTTCGACGGCGACGTGGTGTTCGGGCTGTCCACTGGCGACCGCGCGGCGCCGGACCTGCTGCGCTTCAACGAGATCCTCACGGCCGCAGCCGATGTGGTCGCCCGAGCGGTCACCCGCGGCATCCTTGACGCCGTCGGCACGACCACGGCGGCCGGCGGGTGGCCCGCCTGGCGGGACCTCGCGGAGCCGCAGAGCGCGTCGTCGCCCGTCCGGCAGGGGTGA
- a CDS encoding DUF5709 domain-containing protein yields MTREFDGEIDETMPGSDTDGHDGVASQLTEGDTLNRTGLADQLDEGYDPPDRDPKIDVPTPAEEEAGASLDELLSAETPEVWDREEPDNLFDESGGQVGDRRSGRLVDDESDGWNDVEKDLVAEDVGIDGAGASAEEAAVHVIPDEQYED; encoded by the coding sequence GTGACCAGAGAGTTCGACGGTGAGATCGACGAGACCATGCCGGGGTCGGACACCGACGGCCATGACGGCGTCGCCTCACAGCTGACCGAGGGCGACACCCTGAACCGCACCGGGTTGGCCGACCAGCTGGACGAGGGCTACGACCCGCCGGACCGCGACCCCAAGATCGACGTGCCGACTCCGGCCGAGGAGGAGGCTGGCGCCAGTCTCGACGAGTTGCTGTCCGCCGAGACCCCCGAGGTGTGGGACCGCGAAGAGCCGGACAACCTGTTCGACGAGAGCGGTGGCCAGGTCGGCGATCGGCGGTCCGGGCGGCTGGTCGACGACGAGAGTGACGGCTGGAATGACGTCGAGAAGGATCTCGTGGCTGAGGATGTCGGTATCGACGGTGCCGGAGCCAGCGCCGAGGAGGCCGCCGTGCACGTCATCCCGGACGAGCAGTACGAGGACTGA